The following nucleotide sequence is from Hevea brasiliensis isolate MT/VB/25A 57/8 chromosome 7, ASM3005281v1, whole genome shotgun sequence.
ctcataaaataattaatttaaaaattaggggtgttacactttgttTAGAAGGAGAGATAGGAAAGAAGAAGATAAGTGCATTTGGAATTTTATGAAGTGAGAAAAGAAATATTATTGAGGGATAAATTatctatttaaatttcattttttattaaaatgagaaaaaaaattctcataacattaaaaataatttttaaatataataatttgacacttaatatttaattttttttatcgtttaaaaaattaaaaaaaaccttCTTTTAAATTTAGGaatgaataaaaaatgaaaaggATATGAGTAAAAAATTAGTCCAAttgatttaattcaaaattttaatttacttcaattttaattttaagaaatttgttttgatataatttttcaatgaattattattaaaattaaatctaaaataagtttaaaataaTTCCAACAAATTGAAActcaaattaaatcaaattgaataGATTGGATTCAATTTAATTTGGATTAATCTGTTAACAATTAGATCAATGGCATGAGCTGATTATTAGACAAACTTTACTTGCAAGGTCAGCTTTAAATCCTGATTCCAGTCATACAATCATCACTATTGAAAGGGTTTTATTTAAATATCATTTCCCAGGTCGGAATacttaaaatcaaaattttagcTTATTCAATTTTCAGTGAACAACAAAAGATCTCATAGAAAATTTCGAATAGCAAACTACTGTACAAGTTTCAGCAAGAATTCACCAAATTGCTTGCAAGTTATACACTGACATTGTACAAGcaaaattgaaatttataaaCATTTCACATATTATAGCGAAAATTGAGTGACTATTGGTTTTTAATCATTTAAAGATGTCTTCGTCACGGGTCACTGGCAAAGCTTTGAGTACATCTCGTAGAGCGTAGTAATGGCCATCACACTTGTGGTCTGAGATTATGTTGCTAGAGAGTACTATACTCTGGAAATGTTCACCTGGATGCCTTTTCCATAGTGTGAAAAATTCTACCTCTCTGCCATTTCTGCTGGAAGCATTAGTGTCGATGTTCCTCTTTAGATAGTAAACAGTACCTGGAACAAATAACTCCTCTGACACCATACAAGCAGCTCCTTCCTTTTTGAGGACAGAATTATTGACTATTGTAGCTTTGGAAGTTGAATTGGCTCCGGAAGCTGCTAGTGACTGCTTATAGATGGGACCGTCTGTCAAAAGACCAAAACAGCATTTGGCAACAAAAGAGAAGCAAAATTCGACAATttagttttttaaaaaataactgtAAAGAGTAATACATAATATACTCTGAAGATAGACATTCCATTAGAACACCTTCAAGAAAATAACATTTTGGCAAAACACCTGGGACCCAGCAAGATGAACTTACCGGAAGAATTCTTGTTGCTCCTGAACTTCGCATAATCGGCGAGTTTCCAAGCTACATCTTGTACAGAAGATACAACCTGCTTTGCATTTGTGACCAAACCTATGACACTTCTCCAGTCTTCCTTCTCAATGACACTCATCCTGTACAGATAGCAAAGGATCATGAAGATGAAAAAATTGATGCCCAAAATGGAAACTAGCTTCAATGTTTAACAATTGATAAAGATAGTTCTCCACAAGTCCTTGATGAGAAACTAAAAAAGGGTGCCTTCATATAAGTCCCCATTCTTCCACACAGCTCCTCAATGAATCAtttacaaattttaaataaaatactcAATGACATATCATATGGAGAAAATGGGGGCAGGCAGGCAGAGATATGAATCCCCTCATCTGTAAGGCAATATACTTCTCACGCTGAGATGCAATTACAAGCCAACAAGCACAGTAATTAAGAAATTATATCAAGTTGCCAACCAGGAAAATGGGCCACAAAAAGGGGGAAAATAAATTATTCTCCAATTGTGGCCTATAAAGTGGAGTCTTTGAAGGAAAATTTGGACACAGCTGTAGCCTTCAGTGTTATACTAAAATGGCAGCCTTGAAGACTCAAAACTGCATCCTTATGGCTACATGTCCAAGCCTGCTATGATTTATTTGTACTCCTGTTTTTGTGAAACATCAATTTAGAGCGTTCATGTAAAATCAACTTCAAAAGATCATGTCTTGCAATATACTTCCAATTATTCGGAATCTAGACAAACAATTTCATATTCTCATTTCTCAGCATTGCTAAGAATTGGATTTTTGGTAGGGTACAAAAGGAATTAACTTCCATAAGTAGGGATTTTGGATTCCACTTCCACAGGCAATAATTAACAGTCCCCATATGATAAATCCTGTATAAGTCTGTGAAGTAAAAATTTAAGCAATCATTCaatctttttttccttttatctTTTCCCCCAAAATCATGATTAGATAAATGATTTTCCCTTAAGAGGGAAAAAAGGCAAACAGGGACAACATGCTTCTAATGAAGTTCTACAAATCCATGAGAAGAGCAAACAGTAGCTCATATTGTGCATGCATGCATGTGTCAATACACATATATATCCACCATAGAGAGACAGAgagggaaaagaagaagaagaagcagaatTTTTTCTACAACATGAGAAGTCCCTTCTAAAGTTTGCAATATCCCTGAATTGATAGTCTAAACGTGTCAAATTTACACCATACTTTATGCTTGGGTTACACCTTGTAAACCAACAACAGTTGATCATATTTCATCTGGCATTTAAAATGCTTTGTCCTCAAACCTGTTTGTTTGGTTCAAGCAGGTCTTTGTTGTCAACATAAAATGAGTAAAATTGCCTTTGCATTTACACACTCACCAATCAGTTTGAAGAATTTCATTCCTCAGCCTTGCTAGAGAAGCCACACTTAGCCTGGGTACAATATCATCCTAAAAACATGAAAAAGCCATAGGCATTAAGAAAGAAGAGACAACAATCAAACTGAGGAAGAACAAATATAGTGCGAAAATTTTCACTTTCTATTTGAAGAAGGGGAGTTAAAAAAGCTTCACTAACCAACACAACCATTAGTTAATCAAGTACATCTGCCCACCTGCATTACAACAGTTGTAACAAAATCAGCACAGCTTTCAGCGAGTTCTCTGGAGACACACGGAGGAGTTGCAAATCCAATGGCAGAAACAATATCAGGGCTAAATCCAAGTTCCTCATATGACCTTTTCCGAAGCATGATCGCTAGCAAAGAAGCTATAGCAGCTCCAAGAGAGTGACCCACTAACCTTAATCTAAATCCCTGTAGATGAATTAGGCTCActaaaaattttatcataaacaaacatttaagaaaaataaaaagaagaggaTAGCACTAGGGTAAAGAAAGAAGCCCGATATACAAATAGAGTAAATAAAAGAGGGGAGATGAGAATAAAGTGCTTCACTACCTCATATTTCTCCAAGCACTTCCTTATGGTTCCTATCTCGTGATTAAGAAACCAACGAGCAGCTTCGGCTGTGCCAAAGTGGGTTGAATAGCCTTCAAAAGTGACTTCTCCATCACTTGTAGAAACAATGTCAGTAATAAGGTCATAGACAGTATGAGTTCCACGAATTCCCAGAATTATGAGTTTCTTGCGAGGATCAATCCCTATGTAATAACCAGGCCTCATCACACTGGAATGTTTTACAAATTTAAGAATATTGCTTTCACGAAGCATGCTGTTCCTTGCAAGCCAAAAAGCACCATCCTTATAAGAACCTTTTGCTAACTCAATGTGGTAAATGAGATCTTGGACCTAAATCAGAACGTAATTATTTTATGTAAGCTCTGCATTCTAGAATAAAGCAGCTAATAAAATATTTACCCAATAAGCAGCTAATATACACAAAAGGtacagatttaaaaaaaaatgtgttTCAAGATGAAGATGCAATTCGTTTCATTAgtactaaaaaaaattaagtaattactaTTAATTCTGAAGAGACTTGAACACCCTTAAAATCCTCATTTGGACTTAAGGATGACTGTCGAAGATAAATAAGAAATAGGCCGATTGTAAGATCACTCAAGCTCCAACCCTCAATCCCACTCTTGCTCCGCTGAATGCTTGCGATGATCTCTGTAAGAGATCGACCACTAGGAGGGGTTTTGCTTCCAAGTCCATTCCCTGCAAATCGGAACATCAAATGACCCTCCATGATCACAAGGCAAACTTGAAAACTGTATAAGGAATTGTTTTACTTTAGAAAACATTGGAACACTCTAATGATATTATTGCTGAAAGAGGGAATACCaaattatttataagaaaaaGACTTCAGCCACATGTGGAATCAAAAAGGTAAAATGGCAGGGAGGATAGATAATTTGATGCAAAATGATATGGATTAGAACTTCAGCAATGACACAAGTCAACAGGGACATAGATGTTTACATGAAGATTATCAACTTTTAAACAAGACCAAGTTCATTACAACAATGATACCATGTCAAAATCATCTCATGTAGCAAAGAAGAGCTGTATTTTTGGAGAAGCATAGTTTCATAGCATCTAACCAGTCAGCAGAGCTCACTTACACAATTGCAGAGCTGGTTCAAGAGCTTTTGTAAGCCAAGCAAGCTCTAACCTCCACTTATTATCACTCAGATCATCACTAGAACAGTATTTGCCAAGTCCAGACTTACTGTCCGTCTTTTTCTTAAGTTGAGGCTTTGAAGAAACTTGGGCTGCATTTTTTGTTTCTTTCAGTGCATCTGCTTCTTCCATATCCGGTTTTGATATTTGTGATTGACGTCGACTCAGAAATCCATAGACAAACCTTCTGTATGTTTCTT
It contains:
- the LOC110669506 gene encoding uncharacterized protein LOC110669506 — its product is MANRFIKRLFHDLYYTNLIKRQETYRRFVYGFLSRRQSQISKPDMEEADALKETKNAAQVSSKPQLKKKTDSKSGLGKYCSSDDLSDNKWRLELAWLTKALEPALQLWNGLGSKTPPSGRSLTEIIASIQRSKSGIEGWSLSDLTIGLFLIYLRQSSLSPNEDFKGVQVSSELIVQDLIYHIELAKGSYKDGAFWLARNSMLRESNILKFVKHSSVMRPGYYIGIDPRKKLIILGIRGTHTVYDLITDIVSTSDGEVTFEGYSTHFGTAEAARWFLNHEIGTIRKCLEKYEGFRLRLVGHSLGAAIASLLAIMLRKRSYEELGFSPDIVSAIGFATPPCVSRELAESCADFVTTVVMQDDIVPRLSVASLARLRNEILQTDWMSVIEKEDWRSVIGLVTNAKQVVSSVQDVAWKLADYAKFRSNKNSSDGPIYKQSLAASGANSTSKATIVNNSVLKKEGAACMVSEELFVPGTVYYLKRNIDTNASSRNGREVEFFTLWKRHPGEHFQSIVLSSNIISDHKCDGHYYALRDVLKALPVTRDEDIFK